In one Brassica oleracea var. oleracea cultivar TO1000 chromosome C9, BOL, whole genome shotgun sequence genomic region, the following are encoded:
- the LOC106319484 gene encoding repressor of RNA polymerase III transcription MAF1 homolog, with translation MKFLEYTNLDRLNVFMGHLNLGERSIKGCLEAYSCKHAGTDKRLSLSLENEMLDYLGKSSDTDSSSPVDLLLSRSSRKALIYLVLTLYQMYPDYDFSAVKAHQFFSEESWDTFTQIFNNYMFEASKEWTARNEDGSLLEAIYEALDEVVKLAECEIYVYNPNPNADPFLEEGAIWSFCFLFYNRKLKRVAGFRFCCISNLASDAFLADTPPYGEDEDIFADMDM, from the exons ATGAAGTTTCTGGAGTACACCAACCTTGACAG ATTGAATGTGTTCATGGGTCATCTAAATCTCGGAGAAAGAAGTATCAAAGGCTGCCTTGAAGCTTATTCTT GTAAACATGCTGGAACTGATAAAAGATTGTCTCTTAGTTTGGAGAATGAG ATGCTGGATTATCTTGGGAAATCTTCTGACACTGACTCATCTTCACCTGTTGATCTCTTGTTAAGCAGATCAAG TCGAAAGGCTTTGATCTACTTGGTTCTTACACTGTATCAGATGTATCCGGACTACGATTTCAG CGCTGTGAAAGCACATCAGTTTTTCTCGGAGGAGAGCTGGGACACGTTTACTCAGATTTTCAACAACTATATGTTTGAAGCTTCTAAG GAATGGACTGCGAGGAATGAGGATGGTTCTCTACTTGAGGCAATCTACGAGGCTCTTGATGAG GTTGTGAAACTAGCTGAATGTGAGATATATGTTTACAACCCGAATCCCAATGCTGATCCTTTCCTCGAAGAAGGAGCAAT ATGGTCTTTCTGTTTCTTATTCTACAACCGAAAACTGAAGCGTGTTGCAGGGTTTCGTTTCTGCTGCATAAG TAACCTGGCAAGTGATGCGTTTCTCGCCGACACACCTCCATATGGAGAGGATGAAGACATCTTTGCCGACATGGATATGTGA
- the LOC106319483 gene encoding putative pentatricopeptide repeat-containing protein At5g13230, mitochondrial codes for MIGFRRTITLSEIRRFKRFGQCYFSVRTAASALEWSESIVPSLDSHTYDELLRRCIGQNDPISTKAIHCDVVKRGICLDLFASNILLDAYVKAGFAEDALNLFDEMPERNHVSYVTLSRGNACEDPVGLYTRLHREGHLLNPHVFTSFLKWFVGVDKAEIGWWLHSFIVKLGFTSNAFVGAALINAYAVCGDVDSARSVFEGILRKDVVAWAGIVSCYVENGFLEDSLKLLSRTGMEGLMPNNYTFDCALKASIGLGEFDYAKSVHGRILKTCYELDPRVGIGLLQLYTQLGDMSDALKVFSEVPKSDVVPWSLMIARFGQNAYCDEAVDLFIRMRQAFVVPNEFTFTSILNACAIGKCYALGKQLHGLVVKGGFDLDVYVSNALIDVYAKCEKMDTAVKLFAELSNRNEVSWNTVIVGYANLDEAEEALSLFREALRNQVSVTEVTCSSAIGVCASLASMELGAQVHGLAIKTNNAEKVAVSNSLIDMYAKCGDIKDAQSMFEEIETKDVPSWNALISGYSTHGLCRESLRIFDIMKDSDCKPNALTFLGVLSGCSNAGLIDEGLECFESMIGDHGIEPRLEHYTCMVRLLGRSGQLERAMNLIEGIPYEPSVMIWRAMLSASIDQNNVDFARRAAEEILKIDPMDEATYVLLSNMYAGAKEWANVASVRRSMKERGVKKEPGLSWIEHQGGVHYFSVGRLSHHPDIKLVNGMLEWLNMKAKRAGYVPDRKAVLHDMDGEEKDKRLWFHSERLALAFGLVRMPLSRNRILIIKNLRICSDCHSAMKVISSIVQRDLVIRDMNRFHHFHDGVCSCGDYW; via the coding sequence ATGATCGGGTTCCGTAGAACAATTACTTTGTCGGAGATTCGCAGGTTTAAACGCTTTGGACAATGTTACTTTTCCGTTAGAACCGCTGCGTCTGCATTGGAATGGTCGGAATCGATTGTCCCGAGCTTAGACTCTCACACTTACGACGAATTACTCCGCCGCTGCATTGGTCAAAACGACCCGATCTCAACGAAGGCTATCCACTGCGACGTCGTCAAGCGAGGCATCTGCTTAGACCTCTTCGCTTCAAACATTCTCCTCGATGCCTACGTCAAAGCAGGTTTCGCGGAAGATGCCTTGAACCTGTTCGACGAAATGCCTGAGAGAAACCACGTCTCGTACGTCACTCTCAGTCGAGGCAACGCGTGCGAAGATCCCGTTGGTCTTTACACCAGGCTGCATCGAGAAGGTCACCTGCTTAATCCGCACGTGTTCACTTCCTTCTTGAAATGGTTCGTCGGTGTAGACAAAGCTGAGATCGGTTGGTGGTTGCATTCTTTTATAGTTAAGCTCGGTTTCACCTCCAATGCTTTCGTCGGAGCTGCTCTTATCAATGCCTACGCCGTCTGTGGCGATGTTGATAGTGCGAGAAGTGTCTTTGAGGGGATTTTGAGAAAGGACGTTGTTGCTTGGGCTGGGATTGTCTCTTGCTACGTGGAGAATGGGTTCTTGGAGGATTCTCTTAAACTGCTTTCTCGCACGGGGATGGAGGGTCTCATGCCCAACAACTACACTTTTGATTGTGCTTTAAAGGCTAGCATTGGGCTAGGCGAGTTTGATTACGCCAAGAGCGTTCATGGGAGAATCTTGAAAACGTGTTACGAGTTAGACCCTCGTGTAGGTATTGGTTTGCTTCAGTTGTATACGCAGCTTGGAGACATGTCTGATGCTCTCAAAGTATTCAGCGAGGTGCCGAAGAGTGATGTGGTGCCTTGGAGTCTTATGATTGCTCGTTTTGGTCAGAACGCGTATTGTGACGAGGCGGTTGATCTGTTTATCCGAATGAGGCAAGCTTTCGTTGTTCCCAACGAGTTTACTTTCACCAGTATCTTGAACGCGTGTGCCATCGGAAAGTGTTACGCCTTAGGAAAGCAACTTCATGGTCTTGTGGTGAAAGGTGGGTTCGATTTGGATGTCTATGTCTCGAATGCTCTTATTGATGTATACGCCAAATGTGAGAAAATGGATACCGCTGTGAAGCTATTTGCTGAGTTATCAAATAGGAACGAGGTGAGCTGGAATACAGTCATTGTCGGGTACGCGAATCTAGATGAGGCAGAAGAAGCTTTAAGCTTGTTTCGTGAAGCCCTGAGAAATCAGGTGTCGGTAACTGAAGTGACTTGCTCAAGTGCTATTGGAGTTTGTGCTTCTTTGGCAAGCATGGAGCTAGGCGCGCAAGTTCATGGCCTGGCGATAAAAACTAACAATGCCGAGAAAGTAGCAGTGAGCAACTCATTGATAGATATGTATGCAAAATGTGGTGATATCAAAGACGCGCAGTCCATGTTCGAGGAGATAGAAACCAAAGACGTACCTTCCTGGAACGCGTTGATCTCAGGGTACTCCACGCATGGACTTTGTAGAGAGTCGTTGAGAATCTTCGACATTATGAAGGATAGTGATTGCAAGCCAAACGCGTTGACGTTTCTTGGTGTTCTTTCCGGATGCAGCAATGCAGGATTAATAGACGAAGGTCTAGAATGTTTCGAGTCGATGATTGGAGATCATGGTATTGAACCACGTTTGGAACATTACACGTGCATGGTCAGGCTTTTGGGAAGATCAGGGCAGCTCGAGAGGGCTATGAACCTGATCGAAGGGATCCCATATGAGCCTAGCGTTATGATCTGGCGGGCAATGCTCAGCGCCTCGATCGATCAGAACAATGTGGATTTTGCAAGGAGAGCAGCAGAGGAAATACTAAAGATCGATCCAATGGATGAGGCGACGTATGTTCTGTTATCAAACATGTACGCAGGTGCAAAGGAATGGGCAAACGTTGCCTCAGTTAGGAGAAGCATGAAGGAGAGAGGTGTAAAGAAGGAACCTGGCTTAAGTTGGATAGAACATCAAGGAGGCGTGCATTACTTCAGTGTGGGAAGGTTATCGCATCATCCGGATATTAAGCTCGTAAATGGGATGCTGGAGTGGCTTAACATGAAAGCAAAACGAGCTGGCTATGTTCCTGATAGGAAGGCCGTCCTGCACGATATGGATGGTGAAGAGAAGGATAAGAGATTGTGGTTTCACAGCGAGAGGTTGGCTCTTGCGTTTGGGCTCGTTCGAATGCCGTTATCAAGAAATCGCATATTGATCATCAAGAATCTAAGGATATGCTCTGATTGCCACAGTGCTATGAAAGTGATATCGAGTATAGTTCAGCGAGATCTTGTCATCCGAGATATGAACCGGTTCCATCATTTTCATGATGGAGTTTGCTCTTGCGGTGACTACTGGTGA
- the LOC106315258 gene encoding uncharacterized mitochondrial protein AtMg00810-like produces MDPSIKEGVPLSDSSSYRKLIGKLMYLHTTRPDIYYAVNTLCQFSHAPTYIHLNASYKVLRYLKGTVGQRLFYPADNKFDLHGFSDSDWAACKDTRRSVSGICMFIGDSLVSWRSKKQDTVSCSTAEAEFRAMALATKEMIWLARLLLEFRVSFQPPAYLYCDNTSALHIANNSVFHERTKWIELDCYKTREVIECGFLKTMFVKTGNQLADTLTKALHLAPFRDLISKMEMTNIFISPS; encoded by the coding sequence ATGGATCCGAGTATCAAAGAAGGTGTTCCATTATCAGACTCTTCTTCTTATAGAAAGTTGATTGGGAAGTTGATGTATCTACATACAACGAGACCTGACATCTATTATGCGGTGAACACTTTGTGCCAATTCTCTCATGCTCCTACATATATTCATCTCAACGCATCATATAAGGTTTTGAGGTATCTAAAGGGCACGGTTGGCCAAAGACTGTTTTATCCAGCTGATAACAAATTTGATCTCCATGGGTTTTCGGATTCTGATTGGGCAGCATGTAAAGATACAAGAAGATCAGTAAGTGGTATATGCATGTTCATAGGTGATTCCTTAGTGTCTTGGAGATCCAAGAAGCAAGACACGGTCTCTTGTAGTACTGCTGAAGCAGAGTTTCGAGCTATGGCGCTAGCAACGAAGGAGATGATCTGGTTAGCTCGTTTACTTCTTGAGTTTCGAGTTTCATTTCAACCTCCAGCTTATCTCTATTGTGATAACACTTCGGCTTTACACATTGCTAACAATTCTGTGTTCCATGAGAGAACTAAGTGGATTGAGTTGGATTGTTACAAAACTAGAGAGGTTATTGAATGTGGGTTTCTCAAGACCATGTTTGTCAAGACTGGAAATCAGCTAGCTGATACATTGACAAAGGCGTTGCACCTTGCACCGTTCCGAGACCTCATTAGCAAGATGGAAATGACTAACATCTTCATATCTCCATCTTGA
- the LOC106315259 gene encoding uncharacterized protein LOC106315259, with translation MVKQGWKERGRTPISPNQSLISTPLAANEIAMTPHHEMTNIRDRSLTFPIFDVHSPFFLHSADHPGLSIVTHVLDGTNYNNWSIAMQMSLDAKNKLSFVDGSLPRPDIADNLFKIWSRCNNMVKAWLLNVVNKEIYGSIMYYEDAVEMWNDLYFRFRVSNLPRKYQLEQSIMTLKQENLDLSTYYTKKKMLWVQLANTRTTTVKRCNCDHVKELVEEVETSRIIQFLMGLNKSFFNIRGQILNMKPRP, from the coding sequence ATGGTGAAGCAAGGATGGAAAGAGAGAGGACGTACACCTATTTCACCGAATCAATCTCTGATCTCAACTCCTCTAGCTGCAAATGAGATTGCGATGACTCCACATCATGAGATGACGAACATACGCGATCGATCTTTGACTTTCCCGATCTTCGACGTTCACAGTCCGTTCTTTCTTCACTCAGCTGATCACCCAGGTCTATCGATTGTTACCCATGTTTTAGATGGAACGAATTATAATAACTGGTCTATTGCGATGCAAATGAGTTTGGATGCGAAGAACAAATTGAGTTTTGTTGATGGATCGCTTCCTAGGCCAGATATTGCTGATAATTTGTTCAAGATTTGGAGTCGATGTAACAATATGGTGAAGGCGTGGTTGTTGAATGTAGTGAATAAGGAGATATATGGTAGTATTATGTACTATGAGGATGCAGTTGAGATGTGGAATGATTTGTATTTTAGGTTTCGAGTGAGTAATCTTCCGAGGAAGTATCAACTCGAACAATCTATCATGACCTTGAAGCAGGAGAACCTTGATCTGTCAACATATTACACGAAGAAGAAGATGTTGTGGGTGCAGTTAGCGAACACAAGAACTACTACTGTGAAGCGTTGTAATTGTGATCATGTCAAGGAGCTGGTAGAAGAAGTTGAGACGAGTAGGATCATTCAGTTTCTTATGGGGCTTAATAAGAGCTTTTTCAACATTCGTGGACAAATCTTGAACATGAAACCAAGACCATGA